Within the Fibrobacter sp. genome, the region TATCTCTTTGTACCTTTCTATATGTCTCAGCGCTGTTTCGATTTTCATCTCCGGGGTAACTGCCATCTCCTCCCTGCCCTCCGGAGATCTTTTCACCTGAGAGAAGATCCATGGGTTCCCAAATGCCCCCCGTCCTATCATAACCGAATCACATCCGGTACTCCTGAACATCTCCAGGGCATCAGATGCAGTCACGATATCCCCGTTTCCAATGACCGGAATCGAGAGTACCTTTTTGACTTCCGCAATTCTTTCCCAGTAAGAATGTCCTGAAAACCCCATGGTCTGAGAACGTGGGTGAAGGGTAAGAGCAGCGGCGCCACACTGCTGGGCAGTAACAGCAAACTCCACATCAACCCACTTATACCTCTCCCATCCTGAGCGGATCTTGACAGTCACAGGAACAGGTACTGCCCCTGCTACAGAACGCACGATTTCCCCAAACAGCTTCTGATCCTTCAGAAGCCCGGAACCGCCATTCTTTTTCACAACCTTGGCCACCGGACATCCGGCGTTAATGTCTATGAAATCGGGGCTTGCCTTTTTGTAAATGATCTCGGCGGCTCTTGCCATGTGATCAGGATTTGCCCCGAAAAGCTGAATCCCGATCGGACGCTCCTTCTGCTCAAACGTCAGGAGCTCCTCAGTAGCTTTCGAACCGTGCAGCAGTCCCTCGGCACTCACCATTTCCGAAAAGAGTATATCTGCACCGAACTCTTTACAAATACATCGAAATACTGTCTCTGTGATCCCTGCCATGGGAGCAAGTATGA harbors:
- the dusB gene encoding tRNA dihydrouridine synthase DusB, which encodes MFKGRKVILAPMAGITETVFRCICKEFGADILFSEMVSAEGLLHGSKATEELLTFEQKERPIGIQLFGANPDHMARAAEIIYKKASPDFIDINAGCPVAKVVKKNGGSGLLKDQKLFGEIVRSVAGAVPVPVTVKIRSGWERYKWVDVEFAVTAQQCGAAALTLHPRSQTMGFSGHSYWERIAEVKKVLSIPVIGNGDIVTASDALEMFRSTGCDSVMIGRGAFGNPWIFSQVKRSPEGREEMAVTPEMKIETALRHIERYKEIYGEARAYREMKKHTARYVKGLPGVSAIRDRIFRAGSTDELIAVLREAERIAV